A window of the Danio aesculapii chromosome 10, fDanAes4.1, whole genome shotgun sequence genome harbors these coding sequences:
- the ube2l3a gene encoding ubiquitin-conjugating enzyme E2 L3a, translating into MAASRRLHKELDEIRKSGMKNFRNIQVDESNILTWQGLIVPDNPPYDKGAFRIEITFPAEYPFKPPKITFKTKIYHPNIDEKGQVCLPVISAENWKPATKTDQVIQSLIALVNDPQPEHPLRADLAEEYSKDRKKFFKNAEEFTKKHGEKRPVD; encoded by the exons ATGGCGGCGAGCAGGCGACTGCATAAG GAACTTGATGAGATCCGCAAGTCTGGAATGAAAAATTTCCGCAACATTCAGGTGGATGAGTCAAATATTCTGACCTGGCAAGGACTCATCGTCCCT GACAACCCACCGTATGATAAAGGTGCATTCCGGATTGAGATCACATTCCCTGCTGAATACCCCTTTAAACCACCTAAGATCACATTTAAAACCAAGATCTACCATCCGAATATTGATGAGAAGGGTCAGGTGTGCCTGCCGGTCATAAGTGCTGAGAACTGGAAACCTGCTACCAAAACTGACCAAG TTATCCAGTCTCTCATCGCCCTCGTCAACGACCCGCAACCAGAACACCCTCTGAGGGCCGACCTCGCGGAGGAATATTCAAAAGACCGTAAAAAGTTCTTTAAGAACGCAGAAGAGTTTACAAAGAAACATGGCGAGAAGCGGCCAGTGGACTGA
- the ckmt2a gene encoding creatine kinase, mitochondrial 2a (sarcomeric): MAGSIGKMMSGRTTGLLMASLGAGALATGYMMSDSAAISADEKRKLYPPSADFPDLRKHNNCMASALTPAIYAKLRDRLTPNNWTLDQCIQTGVDNPGHPFIKTVGMVAGDEESYEVFAEIFDPVIKDRHNGYDPRNMKHPTDLDASKIHSGMFDEHYVLSSRVRTGRSIRGLSLPPACSRAERREVERVVIQALAGLKGDLSGRYYSLTEMTDHEQQRLIDDHFLFDKPVSPLLTCAFMARDWPDARGIWHNNEKTFLIWVNEEDHTRVISMEKGGNMKRVFERFCRGLKQVEHLIQERGWEFMWNERLGYVLTCPSNLGTGLRAGVHVRLPKLSKDPRFGKILDNLRLQKRGTGGVDTAAVGDTFDISNLDRLGKSEVELVQLVVDGVNYLIECEKRLEKGQDIKVPAPIQQFKK; the protein is encoded by the exons ATGGCTGGTTCAATTGGCAAGATGATGTCAGGCCGCACCACTGGCCTGCTCATGGCGAGCCTTGGAGCTGGTGCTTTGGCGACCGGATACATGATGAGCGACAGTGCCGCCATCTCTGCGGACGAGAAGAGGAAACTCTACCCTCCCAG TGCTGACTTCCCTGACCTTCGCAAACACAACAACTGCATGGCCAGTGCGCTGACCCCGGCCATCTATGCCAAACTGAGGGACAGACTCACTCCAAACAACTGGACTCTTGACCAGTGCATTCAGACTGGTGTGGACAACCCTGGTCATCCCTTCATCAAGACTGTTGGAATGGTCGCTGGTGATGAGGAGAGCTATGAG GTGTTTGCTGAAATCTTTGATCCTGTAATCAAGGACAGACACAATGGCTATGACCCAAGAAACATGAAGCATCCTACTGACCTGGATGCCAGCAAG ATCCATTCAGGCATGTTTGATGAACACTACGTCCTGTCCTCCCGTGTGCGCACAGGCCGCAGCATCCGTGGCCTCAGCCTTCCCCCTGCCTGTAGCCGCGCAGAGCGACGTGAAGTGGAAAGGGTAGTAATCCAGGCCTTAGCTGGACTGAAAGGAGATCTCTCTGGACGTTACTACAGCCTGACTGAAATGACTGACCATGAGCAGCAGAGACTCATTGAT GACCACTTCCTGTTTGACAAACCTGTTTCCCCCTTGTTGACTTGCGCCTTTATGGCCCGCGACTGGCCAGATGCAAGAGGCATCTG GCATAACAATGAGAAGACCTTCCTGATATGGGTCAATGAGGAAGACCACACCCGTGTCATCTCCATGGAGAAGGGTGGCAACATGAAAAGGGTGTTTGAGAGGTTCTGCAGAGGACTCAAACAG GTGGAACACTTGATTCAGGAGAGAGGCTGGGAGTTCATGTGGAATGAACGTCTTGGCTATGTCCTGACCTGCCCATCCAACCTGGGCACCGGCCTCAGGGCTGGAGTACACGTCCGCTTGCCAAAGCTCAGCAAG GACCCTCGCTTTGGCAAGATCCTGGATAACCTGCGGCTGCAAAAGCGTGGCACTGGAGGTGTGGATACAGCTGCGGTGGGCGATACCTTCGACATCTCAAACCTTGACCGCCTGGGCAAATCCGAG GTGGAACTGGTGCAGTTGGTAGTTGATGGGGTCAACTACCTCATAGAGTGTGAAAAGAGGCTGGAGAAGGGCCAGGATATCAAGGTCCCCGCTCCCATACAGCAGTTTAAGAAGTGA